A window of the Desulforapulum autotrophicum HRM2 genome harbors these coding sequences:
- a CDS encoding SDR family oxidoreductase has translation MNRYDKRLFCHDLPTKPDPTMGIILVTGATGYIGGRLVTELLARGYRVRIMVRVASPDHQERWPGAEIVTGDALSVPCLTDAFKGVHGAYYLIHSMLLGQDEFETVDIMAAVNFRKAAESQGVERIIYLGGLGDSRDSLSPHLRNRNQVGATLKGGRVAVTELRAAIIMGSGSVSHEIIKSLVVDAPILPLPAWSRTRCQPIAIRDVVKYLVGVLEIPDTAGRSFDIGGPDILTYGEMIRTMARILNKKPWFMPSPIQSVSVNAYLVSLITPVPATITRALFEGIVNEVVCRENRIRQSLWFDLLSYEESVKRALAMEDLNTVTTRWSDAYPRDYSLAVRLDQLPRPPLYTSTCSIESTKTAQAIFRSVCGIGGERGWFHSNLLWKLRGMADRMMFGVGTARGRKHSVGLKVNDVIDFWRVERIIYDAHLLLRAEMQVPGFAWLEFTVEPSRGRHLLTVTAYFHPRGMWGKIYWYAMLPFHYFIFTDIIRQIEAAA, from the coding sequence ATGAACAGGTATGATAAAAGGCTCTTTTGCCACGATCTTCCCACTAAACCCGATCCCACCATGGGTATTATCCTTGTCACCGGTGCCACAGGATACATCGGCGGGCGGCTTGTCACCGAGCTTCTGGCCCGGGGGTATCGGGTTCGTATCATGGTCAGGGTCGCTTCTCCCGACCACCAGGAGCGGTGGCCGGGTGCTGAGATTGTTACCGGCGACGCCTTGAGTGTTCCCTGTCTCACGGATGCATTTAAAGGGGTCCATGGGGCCTATTATCTGATTCATTCGATGCTCCTGGGCCAGGATGAGTTTGAAACCGTGGATATCATGGCTGCCGTGAATTTCAGGAAAGCGGCTGAAAGCCAGGGGGTCGAACGGATTATCTACCTTGGCGGTCTGGGCGATTCCCGGGATTCCCTGTCTCCCCATTTAAGGAATCGGAACCAGGTGGGGGCTACCCTTAAAGGGGGCAGGGTGGCGGTCACTGAACTCAGGGCCGCCATCATCATGGGCTCGGGATCCGTGTCCCATGAGATCATCAAATCCCTTGTGGTGGATGCCCCCATTCTTCCCCTGCCTGCATGGAGTCGGACACGCTGTCAGCCCATTGCCATTCGGGACGTTGTCAAATACCTGGTGGGCGTGCTTGAAATTCCTGATACAGCAGGCCGTTCCTTTGATATCGGGGGACCCGATATATTGACCTATGGCGAAATGATCCGGACCATGGCAAGAATTCTCAATAAAAAACCGTGGTTCATGCCTTCTCCCATTCAGAGTGTCAGTGTGAATGCCTATCTGGTGAGTCTGATCACCCCGGTGCCGGCAACCATCACCCGGGCGCTTTTTGAGGGTATCGTCAACGAGGTGGTCTGCCGGGAGAACCGCATCAGACAGAGTCTGTGGTTTGATCTTCTCTCCTATGAAGAGTCAGTGAAAAGGGCCCTTGCCATGGAGGATCTCAACACCGTTACCACACGTTGGTCCGATGCCTATCCCCGGGATTACTCCCTGGCCGTAAGGCTCGACCAGTTGCCTAGGCCACCCCTCTATACCAGCACCTGCAGCATTGAGAGCACCAAGACGGCCCAGGCAATATTTCGTTCTGTCTGTGGCATCGGAGGGGAGCGGGGGTGGTTTCACAGCAACCTTTTGTGGAAGCTCAGGGGTATGGCCGACAGGATGATGTTCGGGGTGGGAACGGCAAGGGGTCGAAAGCACTCCGTGGGCCTCAAGGTCAACGATGTAATTGACTTCTGGCGGGTGGAACGCATCATTTATGACGCGCATCTGCTCCTGAGGGCTGAGATGCAGGTGCCGGGTTTTGCCTGGCTGGAGTTTACGGTCGAGCCCTCCAGGGGGCGGCATCTCTTAACGGTGACAGCCTATTTCCATCCCAGGGGAATGTGGGGAAAAATTTACTGGTATGCCATGCTTCCCTTTCACTATTTTATCTTCACCGATATTATCCGGCAGATAGAGGCAGCCGCCTGA
- a CDS encoding acetyl-CoA hydrolase/transferase C-terminal domain-containing protein, which translates to MSKKQPVYFTDVEQCVDDLIGQVGKEIILAAPLALAKPTQLINAIYRRLKTDPELHFTLVTAVALEKPTWSSELEHRFLGPLVERIWGGFIDFDYVLDMRKGQIPPNFELVEFFNKAGGWMTNAHAAQNYLGSNYTHAVRDAVINRCNVLSQLVAKQEINGKILFSMSSNPDTHLEGAKVMRDMRAKGEKVAIIAQVNTNLPFMYGKAVVEPGFYDMVIDSPDLDFTLFGAPKEPINNVDWMIGLHASTLVRDGGTIQVGIGSLGDAIVAGLDMRHRENKAYCDFLTQADILSKFNPLIQTIGGTDVFKTGLLGSSEMFVDSLLELIKAGIIKRKVYEDVRLQKLLNQKRFEDTQIEDIFREFVAQRMLHPVIKESEVGFLKHFGIFHPDVTYVDRSIRLGQTEYSLDMRIAKNVEAVALNCLGPCLKNGVVLYASFFIGPQAFYTELREMDDDQLKLIDMRGVDYVNQLYGNEALKRLQRVHGRFINAGIMVTLSGAVCAGGLEDNKIISGPGGQYNFVAMAHALDDGRAVTMIRSTREAGSKTTSNVVWQYGHITIPRHLRDIVVTEYGIADLRGARDREAMTRLICIADSRFQEELLDKAKAAGKIPRDWQIPEPFTNNTPQALEEKLAAFRKKGFFKSFPFGTDFTDEEIVLGRALRQFKQKAEENKFAIMPGLIGQGLSSIPKTARPYLERMGLEDPETMQEKLMQKIVLFALKSSGAI; encoded by the coding sequence TTGAGTAAAAAGCAACCGGTTTATTTCACAGATGTTGAACAATGCGTTGACGATCTTATCGGCCAGGTGGGGAAAGAAATCATCCTTGCAGCCCCCCTGGCCCTTGCCAAACCCACCCAGCTCATCAATGCCATTTACCGGCGCCTCAAAACCGATCCAGAACTTCATTTCACCCTTGTAACAGCCGTCGCCCTTGAGAAGCCCACCTGGTCAAGTGAACTTGAACACCGGTTTCTCGGCCCCCTGGTCGAACGGATCTGGGGCGGTTTCATCGATTTTGACTATGTCCTGGACATGCGAAAGGGTCAGATACCGCCCAATTTTGAACTGGTGGAATTTTTCAACAAGGCCGGCGGATGGATGACCAACGCCCATGCCGCCCAGAACTACCTTGGCTCAAACTATACCCATGCCGTTCGGGACGCCGTGATCAACCGGTGCAACGTCCTATCCCAGCTGGTGGCCAAACAAGAGATCAACGGAAAAATCCTCTTCAGTATGAGCTCCAATCCAGACACTCACCTGGAAGGTGCAAAGGTTATGCGCGACATGAGGGCCAAAGGCGAAAAGGTAGCCATCATTGCCCAGGTGAACACCAATCTGCCATTCATGTATGGCAAAGCAGTGGTTGAGCCCGGGTTTTACGACATGGTCATTGATTCCCCGGACCTTGATTTCACCCTTTTCGGGGCACCCAAGGAACCAATAAACAATGTGGACTGGATGATCGGACTCCACGCCTCCACCCTGGTCCGGGACGGGGGAACAATCCAGGTGGGCATCGGATCCCTCGGAGACGCCATTGTGGCAGGCCTTGATATGCGCCACAGGGAAAATAAGGCCTATTGCGATTTTCTTACCCAGGCCGACATCCTTTCAAAGTTCAATCCTTTGATTCAAACCATCGGTGGAACCGATGTTTTTAAAACCGGGCTTTTGGGCTCATCTGAAATGTTTGTGGACAGCCTTCTTGAACTCATCAAGGCCGGCATCATCAAGCGCAAGGTCTATGAAGATGTCAGACTCCAGAAACTGCTCAACCAGAAAAGATTTGAAGACACCCAGATCGAAGATATCTTCAGGGAGTTTGTGGCGCAACGGATGCTCCACCCGGTGATCAAAGAAAGTGAGGTTGGTTTTCTCAAGCATTTTGGCATTTTCCACCCGGATGTGACCTATGTAGACCGTTCCATCCGGCTTGGCCAGACAGAATATTCCCTGGATATGCGAATCGCAAAAAATGTGGAAGCCGTGGCCCTCAACTGCCTTGGCCCCTGCCTGAAAAACGGCGTGGTACTGTATGCCAGCTTTTTCATCGGTCCCCAGGCTTTCTACACGGAACTTCGGGAGATGGACGACGATCAACTCAAGCTGATTGACATGCGCGGGGTGGACTATGTGAACCAGCTCTACGGCAATGAAGCGCTCAAACGCCTCCAGAGGGTCCACGGCAGATTCATCAATGCCGGTATCATGGTGACCCTGTCAGGCGCCGTATGCGCCGGCGGACTGGAAGACAACAAAATCATCTCAGGACCCGGGGGCCAGTACAACTTTGTCGCCATGGCCCACGCCCTGGACGACGGCCGGGCAGTAACCATGATCCGCAGCACCCGGGAAGCCGGGAGCAAAACCACATCAAACGTGGTGTGGCAGTATGGGCACATCACCATTCCACGACATTTAAGGGATATTGTGGTCACTGAATACGGAATTGCCGATCTCCGGGGGGCCAGGGACCGGGAAGCCATGACCCGGCTCATCTGCATTGCCGATTCAAGATTCCAGGAAGAGCTGCTGGATAAGGCCAAGGCCGCCGGAAAGATCCCCCGGGACTGGCAGATTCCAGAACCATTCACAAACAACACCCCCCAGGCCCTTGAAGAAAAACTTGCAGCCTTCCGGAAAAAGGGATTTTTTAAAAGTTTTCCCTTTGGCACCGACTTCACCGACGAGGAGATCGTCCTTGGCAGGGCACTCAGACAGTTCAAACAAAAGGCTGAGGAAAACAAATTTGCCATCATGCCCGGCCTTATCGGCCAGGGCCTGTCCTCAATTCCTAAAACTGCCAGACCCTACCTTGAGCGCATGGGCCTTGAAGACCCCGAGACCATGCAGGAAAAGCTCATGCAGAAGATTGTTCTTTTTGCCCTTAAATCCAGCGGGGCCATATAA
- a CDS encoding MogA/MoaB family molybdenum cofactor biosynthesis protein, with translation MGTLQHKSKDPGKLRVAVISVSTTRDLSQDKSGTWIKQQAKKEGHEVVVHHVVTDEIAAIRNMVEHVVTQITPNAILLTGGTGISPRDVTIEAVTPLFTKKLTAFATLFAMLSFEEIDSAALLSRARAGIINSVAVFCMPGSLKACKLACNQLIFPELGHIVTHMSEAP, from the coding sequence ATGGGAACCTTGCAGCACAAGAGTAAAGACCCGGGCAAACTGAGGGTGGCCGTCATCTCGGTATCCACCACACGAGACCTCAGCCAGGACAAAAGCGGGACCTGGATAAAGCAACAGGCAAAAAAAGAAGGCCATGAGGTCGTTGTCCACCACGTGGTGACCGACGAGATTGCAGCCATACGGAATATGGTCGAACATGTGGTCACACAGATCACCCCCAACGCCATTCTCCTCACCGGTGGAACGGGCATCAGCCCAAGGGATGTCACCATTGAGGCGGTAACCCCGCTTTTTACAAAGAAACTTACGGCCTTTGCCACTCTTTTTGCCATGCTCAGCTTTGAGGAGATCGACTCTGCAGCCCTGCTTTCAAGGGCCAGGGCAGGCATCATCAACTCCGTGGCTGTCTTTTGCATGCCAGGCAGCCTCAAGGCGTGCAAACTTGCCTGCAACCAGCTGATATTCCCAGAACTTGGTCACATTGTCACCCACATGTCAGAGGCACCCTAA
- the pyrR gene encoding bifunctional pyr operon transcriptional regulator/uracil phosphoribosyltransferase PyrR codes for MKKRRTILNAEDMERVITRMAYEIIETHRGVKDVALAGIMTRGDFLAHRLQEKILKIEGVKVPVGAMDINLYRDDWTQISHYPVVRASKISFSVDNQNIILVDDVLFTGRTIRAAMDAIMDFGRPARIELAVLVDRGHRELPLQADYKGTTLATLHSDMVNVCLSEHDGKDTVFIEQEA; via the coding sequence ATGAAAAAACGACGAACCATTCTCAATGCCGAAGACATGGAAAGGGTGATTACCCGAATGGCCTATGAGATCATTGAAACCCACAGGGGCGTAAAAGATGTTGCCCTGGCCGGGATCATGACCCGGGGAGACTTTCTTGCCCATCGGCTCCAGGAAAAAATACTCAAAATCGAAGGGGTCAAAGTGCCAGTGGGGGCCATGGACATTAACCTCTACCGGGACGACTGGACACAGATCAGCCACTACCCCGTTGTAAGGGCCTCTAAAATTTCTTTCTCCGTTGACAATCAAAATATCATCCTTGTGGATGACGTGCTCTTTACGGGCCGTACCATACGGGCTGCCATGGACGCCATCATGGATTTCGGCAGACCGGCAAGGATCGAACTTGCCGTGCTGGTGGACCGGGGTCACAGGGAACTGCCCCTCCAGGCGGACTATAAAGGAACCACCCTTGCCACCCTTCACTCGGACATGGTCAACGTCTGCCTCAGCGAACACGACGGCAAAGACACCGTGTTCATCGAACAGGAGGCGTAA
- the mobA gene encoding molybdenum cofactor guanylyltransferase, whose translation MTYDCTGVILAGGVNKRLPGIKKTFREIRGRMIMEVIHSLFTDLFDRVIIVANDPAAFGEWDATIVSDIYPHRCPLAGIHAGLFYASTPRVFVSACDTPFLERRLAEYILSQAGPGIDVVIPETDAGLEPLCATYSKHCLPLIETNLKNHIFKINRFFREKRVRRIPMDKIQAIDPEIDSFFNINTPEDLERARAIAVKKGEFNGYK comes from the coding sequence ATGACCTATGATTGCACCGGGGTTATCCTGGCGGGGGGGGTGAATAAACGGCTCCCTGGAATAAAAAAAACCTTTCGTGAGATAAGGGGCCGGATGATCATGGAGGTCATTCATTCACTTTTTACCGATCTGTTTGACAGGGTGATCATTGTGGCAAATGATCCGGCGGCCTTTGGTGAATGGGATGCCACCATTGTGTCAGACATCTATCCCCATAGATGTCCCCTTGCCGGAATCCATGCAGGGCTCTTTTACGCATCCACTCCCAGGGTGTTTGTCTCTGCCTGTGACACCCCTTTCCTGGAAAGGCGTCTGGCCGAGTATATCCTCTCCCAGGCAGGTCCCGGCATTGACGTTGTGATCCCCGAGACAGATGCCGGACTTGAACCCCTGTGCGCCACGTATTCAAAGCATTGTCTGCCGCTGATCGAAACAAACCTTAAAAATCATATCTTTAAGATCAATCGATTTTTTCGAGAAAAACGGGTCAGAAGGATTCCCATGGACAAGATACAGGCCATTGATCCTGAAATCGATTCGTTCTTTAACATTAACACGCCCGAGGACCTTGAACGGGCAAGGGCCATTGCTGTGAAAAAAGGAGAATTCAATGGATATAAATAA
- a CDS encoding molybdenum cofactor biosynthesis protein MoaE translates to MDINKMFEQVKALPDYDQVGMILCHNGVVRKTTREGQEVTGLRVSVDQEGLDSLVTAQKKKQGIVEVLVEIAADQDLAVGQDIMAIVVAGDIRERVIETLTDTLEQVKTKITSKQQFFK, encoded by the coding sequence ATGGATATAAATAAAATGTTTGAACAGGTAAAAGCCCTTCCTGATTACGACCAGGTGGGCATGATACTCTGCCACAACGGTGTGGTTCGCAAAACCACCCGGGAAGGACAGGAGGTGACAGGTCTAAGGGTTAGCGTGGATCAGGAGGGCCTTGATTCCCTTGTAACGGCCCAGAAGAAAAAACAGGGCATTGTTGAGGTGCTGGTTGAGATTGCAGCAGATCAGGACCTTGCCGTTGGCCAGGATATCATGGCCATTGTGGTGGCAGGGGACATCAGGGAACGGGTGATCGAAACCCTCACAGATACCCTTGAACAGGTCAAGACAAAGATTACAAGCAAACAGCAGTTCTTCAAATAA
- the moaC gene encoding cyclic pyranopterin monophosphate synthase MoaC: MTDFTHLDDQGRVRMVDVAGKDVTRRVAIARGRIDMTADTLDRIFGRNVKKGNVLEAARIAGVMAAKRTADLIPMCHPLNLTHVRVDFFPDPGHNRIEIEAEASLAGRTGVEMEALTAVSVAALTIYDMCKSYDKGMIISDIHLKSKTGGKSGTFLADRYGHP, from the coding sequence ATGACGGATTTTACCCATTTGGACGACCAGGGAAGGGTCAGGATGGTTGATGTGGCCGGCAAAGATGTGACACGACGGGTCGCCATTGCCCGGGGCAGGATCGACATGACCGCGGATACTCTGGATCGAATTTTCGGCCGGAACGTGAAAAAGGGAAATGTCCTTGAAGCCGCAAGAATCGCAGGGGTAATGGCTGCCAAGCGGACGGCAGACCTTATTCCCATGTGCCATCCGTTGAACCTTACCCATGTGCGGGTGGATTTCTTTCCAGACCCTGGGCACAACCGTATTGAAATTGAGGCTGAAGCCTCCCTTGCCGGCAGGACCGGGGTGGAGATGGAGGCCCTGACCGCAGTATCTGTTGCCGCCCTGACCATCTATGACATGTGCAAATCCTATGACAAGGGCATGATCATTTCCGACATTCATCTCAAGAGTAAGACAGGGGGGAAGAGTGGCACCTTTTTGGCAGACAGGTATGGTCACCCATGA
- a CDS encoding DNA recombination protein RmuC, whose product MAPFWQTGMVTHENLIFLGAGFLVGVVVCLVFQRLGLSMVTRRLASISAQALQANSTQFLDLADHYFAGYIKEARKELDIKGDEMIRSVDPVRQALDRYENRLGQMELERERAFGSLTAQLVEMARTQESLQRETGNLVKSLRLPHVRGRWGEITLRKVAELAGMAEQCDFTEQLQKGSGKGALRPDMVVHLPGDRNIVVDSKVPLAAYLDALESTTKEARKAGLLNHARQVLAHINALSAKEYWRQFTPTPEFVVLFIPGENFFSAALAQKPDLIETAIQKGVILATPATLISLLKSVSYGWSQAKSHENAKEITRLGSELFQRISLMAESMNLLGKDIERAASTYNKTVGTIERRVMVSAKKLSNLGIAEDRNIPEVHSVTTGIRNMAVEEKQ is encoded by the coding sequence GTGGCACCTTTTTGGCAGACAGGTATGGTCACCCATGAGAACCTGATCTTCCTTGGCGCCGGTTTTCTTGTGGGGGTCGTGGTTTGCCTGGTTTTCCAGCGCCTGGGCCTCTCCATGGTGACCCGCCGTCTGGCAAGTATCTCAGCCCAGGCCCTCCAGGCCAATTCCACCCAGTTCCTTGACCTTGCGGATCACTATTTTGCAGGTTATATCAAAGAAGCCAGAAAGGAGCTTGATATTAAGGGTGATGAGATGATCCGCAGCGTGGACCCCGTGCGCCAGGCCCTGGATCGTTATGAAAACCGCCTGGGTCAGATGGAGCTTGAGCGCGAAAGGGCCTTTGGTTCGTTGACGGCCCAGCTGGTGGAGATGGCAAGGACCCAGGAGAGTCTCCAGCGGGAGACCGGCAACCTTGTCAAATCGTTGCGCCTGCCCCATGTCCGGGGCCGATGGGGGGAGATCACCCTGAGAAAAGTGGCTGAACTGGCCGGCATGGCTGAACAGTGTGATTTTACAGAACAGCTCCAGAAAGGGTCGGGCAAGGGTGCCCTTCGTCCGGACATGGTGGTTCATCTGCCCGGGGATCGAAATATTGTGGTGGATTCCAAGGTGCCGCTTGCGGCCTATCTTGACGCCCTTGAATCCACGACAAAGGAGGCGCGCAAGGCCGGCCTGTTAAACCATGCCCGCCAGGTCCTGGCCCACATCAACGCCCTTTCGGCCAAGGAATACTGGCGGCAATTTACACCTACACCCGAGTTTGTGGTGTTGTTTATACCCGGGGAAAACTTTTTCAGCGCAGCCCTTGCCCAGAAGCCCGATCTTATTGAGACCGCCATCCAGAAAGGGGTCATCCTGGCAACGCCTGCCACCCTGATTTCCCTGTTAAAATCGGTCTCCTACGGGTGGAGCCAGGCAAAGAGCCATGAAAATGCCAAGGAGATCACCCGGCTGGGGAGTGAGCTTTTCCAGCGGATCTCCCTGATGGCTGAATCCATGAACCTGCTGGGCAAGGATATAGAGCGGGCAGCTTCAACCTACAATAAAACCGTGGGGACCATTGAGCGACGGGTAATGGTTTCTGCCAAAAAATTATCAAACCTCGGCATTGCCGAGGATAGAAATATCCCCGAGGTCCATTCGGTGACCACGGGCATTCGAAACATGGCAGTTGAGGAGAAACAATAA
- the mltA gene encoding murein transglycosylase A, with the protein MEVFRTGAGSMERPGQISGRSVWLVVGLAMFTMALSFFPACGPKPPVPVTQYTSLEPLALKDYPDFSDTLGKEGLERALQASLVYFNRIPDSRSFQFGPDVFDVVHLRQSVQRFLEFFATGPDTDALNRFIRDNYRVYGSRANMEKGVLFTGYYEPSMAASLVRDKDYQYPLFSVPDDLLTIDLAAFSDRFKGFSKLTARVDNHRVVPYYTRQEINGIKDFELRAKPLAWVKDRTDRFFLEIQGSGRLFLKQGGEMNVHYSTKNGHPYKAVGRYLIDQGEIAREDMSMQAIRRWIENNPSRQDALFNYNPSFVFFQQEQGGPFGSINVELTPLRSIATDRTLFPKGAVCFIQTKIPDPDTLEQPESWQSFSGFVMNQDTGGAIKGAGRCDLFYGNGRYAEFGAGHMKHPGNLFFLVLKP; encoded by the coding sequence ATGGAAGTGTTCAGAACAGGGGCTGGGTCCATGGAACGACCTGGGCAAATAAGCGGCAGGTCAGTGTGGCTGGTTGTCGGGTTAGCCATGTTTACCATGGCACTATCCTTTTTTCCAGCGTGCGGGCCCAAACCACCCGTCCCGGTAACACAGTACACCAGCCTTGAACCCCTTGCCTTGAAGGATTATCCTGATTTTTCCGACACCCTTGGAAAGGAGGGTCTTGAACGCGCTCTTCAGGCCAGCCTTGTCTATTTTAACCGGATCCCCGATTCCAGGTCTTTTCAATTCGGACCTGATGTGTTCGATGTCGTTCATCTCAGGCAGTCTGTCCAGCGATTCCTTGAATTTTTTGCAACCGGTCCGGATACTGATGCCCTGAACCGGTTCATTCGGGACAATTATCGGGTCTATGGCTCAAGGGCGAATATGGAAAAAGGTGTCCTTTTTACCGGATATTACGAACCGTCAATGGCGGCAAGCCTTGTCCGGGATAAAGACTACCAATACCCCCTGTTTTCCGTGCCCGACGATCTTTTGACCATTGACCTTGCTGCATTTTCCGATCGTTTCAAGGGTTTTTCAAAGCTGACGGCAAGGGTCGACAACCATCGGGTCGTTCCCTATTATACCCGCCAGGAGATCAACGGGATTAAAGATTTTGAACTGCGGGCCAAACCCCTTGCCTGGGTTAAAGACCGCACGGATCGGTTTTTCCTTGAAATCCAGGGGTCTGGACGGCTTTTTCTCAAGCAGGGCGGTGAGATGAATGTCCACTACAGCACCAAAAACGGGCATCCCTATAAGGCTGTGGGACGCTATCTTATTGACCAGGGCGAAATTGCCCGGGAGGATATGTCAATGCAGGCCATCAGGCGTTGGATTGAGAACAATCCTTCACGCCAGGATGCGCTTTTCAACTATAACCCCAGCTTTGTCTTTTTCCAGCAGGAGCAGGGTGGCCCCTTTGGCAGTATCAATGTTGAACTGACCCCCCTACGTTCCATTGCAACGGACCGGACGCTTTTTCCCAAGGGTGCTGTCTGTTTTATTCAAACAAAAATCCCAGACCCGGATACGCTTGAACAGCCCGAGTCATGGCAATCTTTTTCCGGTTTTGTTATGAACCAGGATACGGGCGGAGCCATAAAAGGAGCCGGCCGCTGCGACCTGTTTTACGGTAACGGCAGGTATGCCGAGTTTGGTGCCGGGCACATGAAGCACCCGGGCAATTTGTTCTTTCTGGTATTAAAGCCTTGA
- a CDS encoding DnaJ family domain-containing protein, with translation MIPGFEAIVEQRIKQAQENGELDNLPGQGQPLPNEEIDFSNELRLAHKILKNAGFLPPEVELRRDISAMEQLLDAVEPGSGEQERIRKKLNLLMTRLGMTKTTRKTISIPAEYRNSIINRMS, from the coding sequence ATGATTCCGGGATTTGAAGCCATTGTTGAACAAAGAATCAAACAGGCACAGGAAAACGGGGAGCTGGATAACCTGCCCGGGCAGGGGCAGCCGTTGCCCAATGAGGAGATTGATTTCTCAAACGAGCTGAGGCTTGCCCACAAGATATTGAAGAATGCTGGTTTTCTTCCCCCTGAGGTGGAACTCAGACGAGATATCTCCGCCATGGAACAGCTCCTTGATGCCGTTGAACCAGGCAGTGGTGAACAGGAGCGTATCCGAAAAAAACTGAACCTTCTCATGACCCGGCTGGGCATGACTAAAACTACCAGGAAAACAATTTCAATTCCTGCTGAATACAGGAACTCCATTATAAACAGGATGTCGTAA
- a CDS encoding SHOCT domain-containing protein, protein MKFKNKDKEGIFKSLFAAYFVLLLHVFLLAGTGITVVLFRGVYHYLPWIMAGLAVLILALFWIFYLRMKKSSREIKDVLSFPEFRGRAVEIKLLGGMATFSIGESKGINTPLLGQDGFQGDGGGGQLKLAAPEEGIEQRLADLARLYEDELITKEEFDIAKRRILLD, encoded by the coding sequence ATGAAATTTAAAAATAAAGATAAAGAGGGGATTTTTAAAAGTCTCTTTGCCGCCTATTTTGTTCTTCTTCTCCATGTGTTTCTTCTTGCCGGAACGGGCATCACAGTTGTCCTGTTCCGGGGGGTGTACCACTATCTTCCCTGGATCATGGCAGGTCTGGCTGTGCTCATCCTTGCTCTGTTCTGGATTTTTTATCTTCGGATGAAAAAGAGCAGCCGGGAGATTAAGGATGTGCTCTCCTTTCCCGAGTTCAGGGGCAGGGCTGTAGAAATAAAACTTCTGGGGGGAATGGCCACTTTTTCCATTGGGGAATCCAAGGGCATCAACACCCCCCTCCTTGGCCAGGACGGCTTCCAGGGCGATGGTGGCGGTGGGCAATTAAAGCTTGCAGCCCCGGAAGAGGGAATAGAGCAGCGGCTTGCAGATCTTGCCAGGCTCTATGAGGACGAGCTGATCACCAAGGAGGAGTTTGACATTGCCAAGCGGCGAATCCTTCTTGATTAA
- a CDS encoding D-alanine--D-alanine ligase family protein, with product MVKIKLALLSGGISSEREVSLNGGFQVYEALDKERYDIVRYDPATDLATLVNDAETIDVALLILHGPFGEDGTVQGLLDLLDIPYQGAGVLGSAIAMNKLVSKRLYLQAGIPTPEFLSFSRTDKVDLHACVERLGLPIVVKPVSAGSSVGMSIVKQEKNLGAALEKGFEQDEAVLLEAYVKGLELTCAVVGNQEIEAMPVIEILPGEGHEFFDYDAKYVAGRTQEICPARIEESVRKTVQAHAIEAHKALFLKGYSRTDMILSDRGVTVLETNTIPGMTETSLLPRAAKVAGYSFSQLLDRLIELAMEK from the coding sequence ATGGTAAAAATAAAACTGGCATTGTTGTCTGGCGGCATTTCGTCGGAACGGGAGGTTTCCCTGAACGGCGGGTTTCAGGTGTATGAAGCACTGGACAAGGAACGATACGACATTGTTCGATACGATCCTGCCACGGACCTGGCAACCCTTGTGAACGATGCTGAAACCATTGATGTGGCGCTGTTGATTCTCCACGGCCCCTTTGGTGAGGACGGCACGGTTCAGGGACTTCTGGATCTTCTGGATATTCCCTACCAGGGGGCCGGTGTGCTTGGCAGTGCTATTGCCATGAACAAGCTTGTATCAAAACGGCTTTACCTGCAGGCCGGAATTCCAACGCCGGAATTCCTTAGTTTTTCAAGGACGGATAAGGTGGATCTCCATGCCTGTGTAGAACGGCTGGGCCTGCCCATTGTGGTCAAACCCGTATCTGCCGGCTCAAGCGTGGGTATGAGTATTGTCAAGCAGGAGAAGAATCTTGGGGCTGCATTGGAAAAGGGTTTTGAACAGGATGAAGCTGTTCTGCTCGAGGCCTATGTTAAGGGGCTCGAACTCACCTGCGCTGTGGTCGGTAACCAGGAGATCGAGGCCATGCCTGTGATTGAGATTCTTCCCGGGGAAGGCCATGAATTCTTTGACTATGATGCCAAGTATGTTGCCGGTCGTACCCAGGAGATCTGTCCGGCAAGGATCGAAGAATCGGTTCGAAAGACGGTCCAGGCCCATGCCATTGAGGCCCACAAGGCTCTTTTCTTGAAGGGCTACAGCCGAACGGATATGATTCTTTCAGACAGGGGGGTAACGGTTCTGGAGACCAATACCATTCCAGGGATGACTGAAACCAGTCTTCTTCCCCGGGCGGCAAAGGTTGCGGGATATTCGTTCTCCCAGCTGCTTGACCGACTGATCGAGCTTGCCATGGAAAAATGA